AGCCAGTTGATCTACCTGACCGACCCGCACATGTACACCGTGCCGCTCGCCCTCCGTTCGTTCGTCGACTCGACCTCGAGTTCGTCCTGGGGATCGATGTTCGCGATGTCGGTGGTGTCCCTGGTCCCGGTCTTCCTCGCCTTCCTGCTCGGCCAGCGTTTCCTGATCAAAGGCATCGCCACCACCGGCATCAAGTAACCCGCACCGACCAACCCGGCTTCGAACAGATCCGTTGTCGCTGTAGATATTGCTGAAAGGTGCACCACATGAGGCACATCCCCAAGGCCCTGACGGCCCTGGCGCTGGCCACCACGTTGCTGGCGGCAAGCGCCTGCGGTGGCGACTCCGGCGGCGCCGCGTCGTCGAAGGACGGCGGCAAGGTCACGCTCCGCTTCACCTGGTGGGGGTCGGACACCCGGACCAAGCTCACCCAGCAGGTGATCGACGCGTACCAGCAGGACCATCCGGACGTCACCATCAAGGGTGAGTTCGGTGAGTGGTCCGGCTACTGGGACAAGCTCGCCACCACGGTCGCGGCGAACGACGCGCCCGACATCATCCAGATGGACGAGAAGTACCTGCGCGAGTACGCCAAGCGGGGCGCGCTGCTCGACCTGAAGAAGGCGCCGGGCCTGGACACCGGCAAGTTCGAGCCGGACACCCTCGGCGCCGGTGAGTTCGACGGCGGTCTGTACGGGCTGAACGCCGGCATCAACTCCTTCGCGGTAGTGGTGAACCCGGCGGCGTTCAAGACGGCCGGCGTACCGATCCCGGACGACACCACCTGGACCTGGGACGACTTCGCCAGGACCGCTGCCGAGATCACCACCAAGACCGGCGGCAAGATCACCGGTTCCGGCACGCTCGGCGGCAACGAGGCCGGCCTGAACCTGTGGGCCCGGCAGAACGGCGAGTCGCTCTGGACCAAGGACGGGAAGCTCGGCGTCTCGCCGGAGCAGACCACCGACTTCTTCAAGTACATCCTGAAGCTGCGCGACCAGAAGGCGATCCCGTCGGCCGAGGCGGTCTCGCAGGACATGAACGCGTCGCTGGACCAGTCCGCGTTCGCGACCGGCAAGCTGGCGATGACGTTCATCTGGAGCAACCAGCTGGTCGCCTTCAGCAAGGCGACCGGTCAGCAGCTGAAGCTGCTCCGGATTCCGAGCCCGGACGGCAAGGCGGCCGACAACGGCTCGTACTACAAGGGTTCGATGTTCTGGTCGATCTCGTCCCGGTCGAAGCAGCAGAAGGCGGCCGCCGAGTTCGTCAACTACCTGGCCAACAGCGCCGCGGCCGGGAACGTGCTGCTGGCCGAGCGGGGCGTACCGCCGAACACCGAGATCCGCGCCGAGGTGACGCCGAAGCTGCAGCCGGCCGACGCCGCGACCGCGAAGTTCATCCAGGACATCGGCAAGGACCTGGGCGACCCGTCGCCGGCGCCGCCGGTCGGTGGTGGCCAGGTGGAGAAGATCATCCAGCGGTACACGACCGAGGTGCTGTTCGGGCGGCAGGCGCCGGACGCGGCCGCCAAGGCGTTCCTGGCCGAGGTCGACGGGGAGCTCAAATAGTGTTGCTGACGGCAACTGATTGCCGATGACGGGGCCGCTTGGGCCGTCTGGGCCGCGCGTGGCCGTGGTGGGAATTCACGGCCACGGCGCCTCCCATCTCCGGAACGTCACCCGGCTGGCCGGACGCGGCCAGGCCGAGCTGGTCGCGGTCGCCGACCCGCAAGGCGCGGCCGACCTGCCGGCCGGGGTCCAGGTCTTCGCGGGTCTGGACGAGCTGCTGGCCGCGACCGCGGTCGACGTGGTGGTGATCTGTACGCCGATCCAGACGCACGTACCGCTCGCGGAGCTGGCGATGCGCGCGGGCGCCGACATACTGCTGGAGAAGCCGCCGACCGCGACGCTGGCCGAGTTCGAGCGGC
The genomic region above belongs to Kribbella solani and contains:
- a CDS encoding ABC transporter substrate-binding protein — protein: MRHIPKALTALALATTLLAASACGGDSGGAASSKDGGKVTLRFTWWGSDTRTKLTQQVIDAYQQDHPDVTIKGEFGEWSGYWDKLATTVAANDAPDIIQMDEKYLREYAKRGALLDLKKAPGLDTGKFEPDTLGAGEFDGGLYGLNAGINSFAVVVNPAAFKTAGVPIPDDTTWTWDDFARTAAEITTKTGGKITGSGTLGGNEAGLNLWARQNGESLWTKDGKLGVSPEQTTDFFKYILKLRDQKAIPSAEAVSQDMNASLDQSAFATGKLAMTFIWSNQLVAFSKATGQQLKLLRIPSPDGKAADNGSYYKGSMFWSISSRSKQQKAAAEFVNYLANSAAAGNVLLAERGVPPNTEIRAEVTPKLQPADAATAKFIQDIGKDLGDPSPAPPVGGGQVEKIIQRYTTEVLFGRQAPDAAAKAFLAEVDGELK